In the genome of Saccharomonospora viridis DSM 43017, one region contains:
- the recO gene encoding DNA repair protein RecO has protein sequence MSLYRDTGVVLRGHKLGEADRIITLLTRRHGKVRAVAKGVRRTTSRFGARLEPFGHVDVQFYTGRTLDVITQVETVDAFALPIVGDYQRYTAASAITETADRLTAEEGQPALKLYLLVVGALRALAEGRRDASLVLDAFLLRSMAFAGWAPAITECARCGQPGPHGAFNVQAGGSLCSRCRVPGSVHPSPEVLVLLAALLHGDWETAESSAYGVRRDVSGLVAAHLQWHLERQLRSLPFVERRTRQAPITDTLGSNTMSGETEVSSAAQGTRSRESARGVTGA, from the coding sequence GTGAGTCTGTATCGGGACACCGGCGTGGTGCTGCGGGGGCACAAGCTCGGTGAGGCCGACCGCATCATCACGTTGCTCACTCGGCGGCACGGCAAGGTTCGGGCGGTCGCCAAGGGTGTGCGACGCACGACATCCCGTTTCGGTGCTCGACTGGAGCCGTTCGGGCATGTCGACGTGCAGTTCTACACGGGACGCACGCTGGACGTCATCACGCAGGTCGAGACCGTGGACGCGTTCGCGCTGCCCATCGTCGGGGACTACCAGCGCTACACGGCCGCCAGCGCCATCACCGAGACGGCCGACCGGCTCACCGCGGAGGAGGGGCAGCCGGCGCTCAAGTTGTACCTGCTGGTCGTCGGGGCACTACGGGCGTTGGCCGAAGGGCGGCGGGACGCTTCCTTGGTGCTCGACGCGTTCCTGCTGCGGTCGATGGCGTTCGCCGGATGGGCGCCCGCCATCACCGAATGCGCCCGCTGCGGACAACCCGGCCCGCACGGTGCCTTCAACGTCCAGGCCGGTGGCTCGTTGTGCTCGCGCTGCCGTGTCCCCGGGTCGGTGCATCCCTCTCCCGAGGTGCTCGTCCTGCTCGCCGCCTTGTTGCACGGGGACTGGGAGACCGCCGAGAGCAGTGCCTACGGCGTGCGCCGTGACGTGAGTGGGCTGGTCGCGGCGCATTTGCAGTGGCATCTGGAACGTCAGCTGAGATCCCTGCCATTCGTGGAACGCCGTACCCGTCAGGCCCCGATCACGGACACGTTAGGGTCGAACACGATGTCCGGCGAGACGGAGGTATCGAGTGCGGCGCAGGGGACGCGAAGCCGCGAAAGCGCACGTGGAGTTACGGGAGCCTGA
- a CDS encoding isoprenyl transferase, translating into MRRRGREAAKAHVELREPDPHPSGAKPPNIPPELVPKHVALVMDGNGRWANQRGLPRIEGHKRGEAVMIDVASGAVELGIKWLSVYAFSTENWKRSPDEVRFLMGFNRDTIRRQVDYLGSIGVRIRWAGRAPRLWRSVIKELRDAEEKTKHNTRMNMTMCVNYGGRAELGDAARRIAQLAAAGKIDPDKVDDRMLAKYLYQPEMPDVDLFLRPSGELRTSNFLLWQSAYAEFVFQDTLFPDFDRRKLWEACLEYAKRDRRFGAAVDAARPNGGGST; encoded by the coding sequence GTGCGGCGCAGGGGACGCGAAGCCGCGAAAGCGCACGTGGAGTTACGGGAGCCTGATCCTCACCCCTCAGGTGCCAAGCCACCGAACATCCCGCCGGAGCTGGTCCCGAAACACGTGGCCCTGGTCATGGACGGTAACGGCCGGTGGGCTAACCAGCGGGGACTGCCCCGAATCGAGGGACACAAGCGCGGCGAGGCCGTAATGATCGACGTCGCCAGCGGCGCGGTGGAGCTCGGCATCAAGTGGCTGTCGGTGTATGCGTTCTCGACGGAGAACTGGAAACGCAGCCCCGACGAAGTGCGGTTTTTGATGGGCTTCAACCGCGACACCATCCGCAGGCAGGTGGACTACCTGGGGTCGATCGGAGTACGCATCCGCTGGGCTGGTCGCGCTCCGCGGCTGTGGCGCAGCGTGATCAAGGAGCTGCGGGATGCCGAGGAGAAGACCAAGCACAACACGCGGATGAACATGACGATGTGCGTCAACTACGGGGGGCGCGCCGAACTCGGGGACGCCGCGCGACGGATCGCGCAACTCGCGGCCGCGGGGAAGATCGATCCGGACAAAGTGGATGATCGGATGCTGGCGAAGTATCTGTATCAGCCCGAGATGCCGGACGTGGACCTTTTCCTGCGCCCCTCGGGTGAGCTGCGGACCTCGAATTTCCTGTTGTGGCAGTCCGCGTACGCCGAGTTCGTCTTCCAGGACACGCTCTTTCCGGATTTCGATCGCAGGAAGTTGTGGGAGGCGTGCCTGGAGTACGCCAAGCGCGACCGTCGCTTCGGGGCCGCGGTGGACGCCGCCCGCCCGAACGGGGGTGGCTCGACATGA
- a CDS encoding Fur family transcriptional regulator, which yields MNPTDTRRTRAPLPGRRATRQRAAVVDLLAEIDDFRSAQELHDELRKRGEGIGLTTVYRTLQSLSEAGEIDVMRTDSGEAVYRQCSTHHHHHLVCRHCGYTVEVEGPTVERWAEKVASSNGFSDIAHTVEITGTCATCAEKK from the coding sequence ATGAACCCCACCGACACTCGCCGTACCAGGGCTCCGTTGCCGGGGCGGAGGGCAACACGGCAGCGTGCCGCCGTGGTGGACCTCCTCGCCGAGATCGACGACTTCCGTTCGGCCCAGGAACTGCATGACGAACTGCGCAAACGCGGCGAGGGCATCGGCCTGACCACCGTCTACCGCACGTTGCAGTCACTGTCCGAGGCCGGCGAGATCGACGTGATGCGGACGGACTCCGGCGAGGCCGTTTACCGACAGTGCTCGACACACCACCATCACCACCTGGTGTGTCGACACTGCGGATACACCGTCGAGGTGGAGGGTCCCACCGTGGAACGTTGGGCGGAGAAGGTCGCCTCGAGCAACGGCTTCTCCGACATCGCCCACACGGTCGAGATCACCGGTACGTGCGCCACGTGCGCCGAGAAGAAGTAG